The Euwallacea similis isolate ESF13 chromosome 25, ESF131.1, whole genome shotgun sequence DNA window ACGCTTTTGTTTTAACTAAGTTTTGGTTAAGGAAGAGTAGACTGCAGGAAGAGAGGCTCTCCTAAAGTCCTCTTTATTAACcagaaaaagagttttttaattgaaagaaaatactaaattttacattgttaCTACCAATTTCCACTCTGTAGAGAATATTATGGTGAAATGTAATAAAGTATTTATGCTCTCCGTGGTTTTCTTCCTAAAAAACCTCTCCAGTCACTGTTCTacggaaaaaaagaaattgagacTGGACACTAgccagtttttttaatttctatagaaatggtatttcaattaaagttaacagcaaacttaatttcgttaattacaacagtattaaaaaaacatggcTTTCAATTATTCTTAAACATCAGTGGGGCTATCGTTTGGACTAGTTTTAGGAGTTTTGGTTCCATTTCTCTTACGGTCGTCCCAATGTTCCGCAGTGTATTGAACAAATCCAGGATCCAGAGGTCCGCTAGGAGGTGTGTCTGAAAGTGAGTTGGGTCTGTGCATTATGCGCTGTGGTAGAATAGCTGTAGGTATATAATACTTCTTAACTCtttctgaaaaagaaaagcaaagctttcttaaattaaagaaagcCAGGATTAGattatatagaaaaaaaatggtcaCAGTCTTTCATTTTCCAATTAATAGCAAAAGAGATTTGGCCGAATTTGATGTATGTAGATGGTggtaaatattgattttgtgAAAATGGATTGGTGTGAATCTGATTTCGGCATTTTGACTCTACAAAAGTCTAAGtctaaaacattttagagattttcaaaaatcacttaaaattacctaaatttcAACACAGGTTGATTATGGATTCATGTGGGTAACGTGGAGTGGGGCGTCAAGAGGggtaaatttcgaatttaaaattttgcatctCTTGAACTTGAGTCTATCTATGTCCCTGTGTGCTCAAGTATAAAAATTTACAGGCTCTTTACTTAAAGAATTCAAATATCCAGTTACTGTTTAAAACGTAAAGTATCTCAAAATCTGAAAGATAATAATAGAGGATATAGGgtgtcaaatttcaaaaatcgagTCTCCAAATGAtatgtaactttttttattttgttgttgattttattgtattttgtaAAAGGTTCCCTTATAATTCCTcgaatatcttgaaaacgctAAAACTATGTCTCAATAAATTGTTCCCTTAGTCACACTACAGTTCAAAAATATAGAATTGTACAGagtttttcatttgaaaaaaatcgcgTTTTCGATCAGTGGATGCCAGataaatcataataaaaaaagggacCACACATTATTAAGTGGTTTCTAAAAAATAGGACGATTgagtatataaaaatatacaggatgtttggtTTAAATAAGTCAATTCTAGGGGAATAAAGCGTACAGCTTGACGCCGCAGTGATAGACAGGAGTTACAttacaatttattatataacaAGTAATACAATGTTAGTCACAATAAAGCAATAAGTACATTATTTCAGCATAGTGGATACTTGTCCTTGTTCAATAAATTCAAGTGGCTCAATTCGAACCCTCGGACATCACTGGAAGGGGTAGTTTCTTCATAGTTTGGGGATATTAACTGACTTCAGAATTCTGACAAATAATGGAGGAGCATTGAGTAATCTAAACTGAGCACAAAATCTCTTTAAAGGTTATAGGAAGTTCCATTCCTGATCCTACTATTTCTATCAGAAACCTCTGAAAAAGGGGGTTTAGGAAAGGTTGAAGAGTTCTTAAAGTGCATTGAATTTGTTAAGAAAAGGACAGTTCGAAGGTGTCATATGCAGTTAAAGCCCATTTAACTCAAAGATTTAGACATCGATAATAGggtagaattttaaaaaataaatcgcttTCCTGTATCCACAATGCTGATGCCGTGAACAAGCTTCTATAAACAAAGACTGTTTAAAACAAGAAACAAAGCTAAGGGGTAGCACAAACAGATATCCGGTCACCTATAATTAATCACCCCATAATTGGTGGTGGATTGTCTACCCTTGCGAATGTTGCTCCAAACGGGTGTGTGCAGCTCCACTTTGGGGGGAATACTCGCCGTTTCGTCACTATCCCCTCCGTAATCTGTGACGTCTTTGCCGTAAATGCCGAACCTTTTTGGAATGTCGAATTCATCCTCTTGCATTGGTTTGTAACCGATGTAATCTAAAGACAATTTgattattgttgtttattaGAGAATACTAGAGGAAAGTAATACTTCTTGTTGAAGGAGACTGCTGAGGTTGAGTTTCCTTCGGGGGTGAACTTTTTGGGGTGGTTTCGATTTTGTGGGCAGTGCCATTGCGGTAATCTCCATTACGGTGCTCTCCATTGCGGTACTCTCCATTGCGGCGCTCTCCGTTACGGCGTTCTCCATTACGGTGCTCTCCATTACGGATcacgttatttttaatttcctttgtcACTTTTTTCCTTTCGTCCCTTTCTGCTGGTTGAATTCTGGTGGTTCTTTCAGCTGCCTGAACTTCCtgaagagaaaaataaatatctttttcaattaagtaggaattcaaaatatgaagGAAAACCTTTTACCCTCTTGGACTTACCCTTTCTATGTCATACACCTGCTCGGTAATACTCTTTTTTTGAGGATAACTTTGCTCTTTAGTCTGCGCACTAATGTCTGGTTCTTGTAGTTTCTTCTTTACTTCAATTGTCTCTGTTTGGACTTGCTGAATTTGCGCAGGTGGGGGAGATTTCCTCTTCTTAGGAGATCCCATGTCTAGCAGGAAAAGGGCCCCCGTGACTAGGGCCAAGGTGCCCATTATGGCAGCATTGTCTATTAAGTTTCCGTGAATTGATTCGATGGAGGCAAAGGCCAAACTACCTGAAAATTAGCATATCTGTTTAAATATTCTGGAAAACTACTCGAAATTGCAGATTTGCACTCAAAATCCCTATAGCTTTCTCCGCTCTAATATATGGTTtgattttcatgaaatatttaaaaaaaacctctgGATTagagaattttgaattttagtgAGATACGTTGGTACCGTGCTAAAGACATCACTAGAAGCACTATTCTGTACTAGGAAATCCTCAAAAACCTCTAGAATCTctcatttcttttttggtGACCATTGGTCTCCAGTACGATTCATTCCCTATGGAAAACTGCTGAAATTCATAAACTCTCATGGAATATATTATATAGGGCGTCCCAGATAAAAacgcaaatattttaaccatagattctactaatgaaattaataaacacGTACCTTTTTGTCCAAAAGTCTGTTATTTAAGCTCTAGGGCTTTTTGAATGTGGGACCCCCtttggataaaataatttattttggaagAATCCTTCAACcctattatgaaatttggtgtaccaacattttttgatcgtaactatttaaaaataaaaaaataaaaaattcagctGTGCCATAACGTAAATATAAAGGCCGGACAATCAGTCTAAGGGTCCCTATTTATTTAGtcgttaaatgttttaatcaagCGGTTATATTACTTGATTCTACATTtcgtttagaattttttttgtctttttgtgatttttcctaaatttcgCCATATATTATTGTCATATGATAAAAACCTTCTTACATCCCAAACTTCATAAACGACAACTGgatttggaaaatgtttttttcgaACATGCTACCCCACACTACCTGTGGATTTATGCAATTGGTTCGAAACATGTTCCCAGAAAGGTTGAATTTGCGTTTCGGTGACGTTCTATAGCTCTCGAGATCACCAGACTTAAGCGCATGTGACTTTTTTTGTGGGGGTATTTGAAAGTGCGTGTTTACTCTCATCAACCCTGTACATTGCCAGAACTAAAGGAGGGCAACAGAGAAGAAGTCGCTCAAATTAACGCCGAAATGATGGCTCGGGTAATAGTCGATTTTGTGCAAAGATTGGAAATCTATGTATATTCAAGCGGAGGAACACCATCTACTTGACATAACTTTTCACACGTGATCAAATAGTATGTAATAATCaatcattttataaattataattaatttttttgtaaaaaataactgtGTACGACTCATTTCAAAACTGTCAGGTTCCCATCGATCACCATTTATTTGTACTTTGATCTGCGACGCCCTGTATGTAAACGGTCGctataattaattagttattCCAAACATCAAAGACTTTACAATGAGGGTCAAACGAATTTCTAAACCGAGTCATTTAGCAAAGCAAATTCTAAGACGTTCTAGTTACACAAAATCTACGCAATTTATTGCGAAATTGCAGACGCCACTGGATTTACTAGAATTACATACGTCGAGGATTCTTCCGGTAAATCTGAGATTCACAAAGTGAACTTTTCAGAAATCAGGGTCGCTCCAAACGATTTTTGAAGAGGAGTAAAAAATCCAAGTAAATTACATAACCCAGATCTTCTCTCGATAAATCAAAGAATTAAAGACGCAACTGGATGTACTGAAGTTAGGAACGTCGGCGATTGCAGAATTTCACTGCTCGGAATCAGAATTCACTTCAGAACTAGAAAGAATAGCCAAATTTCTTCACAAAATTCGTAATTGTGTTAAGCGTATTCGCGGCTCCAGACCctcataaaaagaaatttagaaCCGAAGTTCCAGATATGGTTAATCTAAGATTGTTAAAATTTCTCGTTTcaccaatttaaattaaattaatttcactcTTCAGCCAGAATTGACTTCAGAACAGTTAAGATTTGTGAAAATTTCCTTCAGAAACTGACTGGAATTCCAGGTCTGGCAGTCTGATTAGACCAGGATAAAATATACTGAAAAGCACCAAGAGTACTACCCAAAATGCTTATTTGAGCCCTTTGTAGGCTTTAAAGCCTGCAAAGGGCCTGCAAAGGAGAATTTTTGGACTCCTCCAAGGTCTCCAgaatttgtggaaaaaaaaGCGACAGCGGTCGATGATTGATGGTGATCGATCTTTAGAAGACATTATTCCCACGTTTAAACCCTATAAATGGTCACCGCATCTCATTCATTATTCAAAAGATTCAACGGACATCTAAACCGGGTCACTAGAGCTGACCAAATTCCACACGCACACCAGAACAAAGAGTAAAACATACAAAGCGGCCTTGCCAAATTACCTCTTTCCATTGCAAAAATGGCTTTGAAACAAATAAGTGCACAATTTGCTTCAAAGGTTATACAATGTGTGTGTCATCTGTAATATAAATGATCTAATTATGCAattattcatataaacatgtttttataaGGTGCAACATGCGTGAGGGCTTGCCTGTGACCTCGATTATGATTCCAAGAATGGGTGGCATCAAGATATATTTCGCATTGTTACGGAGTAAAATCCACCCAGTgcggaaagaaaaaaaagttcgtCATTGTGTGTAATCTCCTTGAGATGTCTACATTAGAATGTGAAGCGTACTCGTTCAAGTTCgaaatttttagcatttatgcAAAAGCAAGTGATAAAATGCAGAGAAGAAtaggaaaaaagaaagaaaagaaagaaagaaaaagagcATAAATTGTCACGAAATTAAGCgacaattaaagaaattaagaaaataattaatatggtGCACCAGGAAAAAGTGTCCACTTGGAGTATCTTTTCCGTtgtttgttaaagaaaaaaaaacgctaaaaCAGCTAAACTTTGAGAGAGAGGGTTATATTATTTGGtgaaaagttgttttcgaaGTGTCACCCCTATACcccctttaaaattttcaaattgccCGAGGAGTTGTATTATACCTCGTTTGAAAGGTAAATTTATTCTCTACACGGTCAAGCTTTTATGTCTTATTTTTGTACGTCGGTCttatagaaattaaacaaacaccaaacaacttgattttaaccattttaactgatattttacatattttatcataAGAAATGTTGAAATCCCATTGACTTCCGTGCACATGTAGTGCTGGTTCTCAAAACGTCGTCGCACATTATCTAATATTTCTTGTGTTATTGAGCTGCACTCTTCGACGATTCGGGCACGTAACTTCTCGAGGGAATCAGATTGCGTGTTATATATTTTGCTcttcaaataagaaaaaatccaggGGACTAAGGTCAGGGAATCTCGCGGGCTACTCCACTGGACCTCTTCCGTCAATCCATCTTCCAGGGAATTCTTTATCCAGGAGTTGTCGGACAGCAGCAATGTAGTGTGGAGGCGTTGCAATCTGTTAAAAAACTAATTCTTGTTTTAAAAGGCGGGGATTTTGCTCAATTATCCTGGGAAATATGGTGTCTTGTAGTTTTCTCTATTTAAGTTTCCAGGAATGAAAAATAGTCCAATAATGTGATCACCCAAAATTCCTGTCCAcaagttcaatttttgaggttattGAGTATGGGTCTCTCGGAATAAATAAGAATTGATGTCACTTCAATAACGATAATTCTGTCTGTTAACTTCACcatttaaatagaacaaacATTCATCAGAAAATGTTGTATTATACAACAAATGTCTGTTTAAATATAACATATTATTAAAGGATTCGCAGAATTGTAATCAACTGTTGAAATCATCCTCATTTAGTTCctgtattaattttatgacagaacaatggaattttacttcttttgaAATTCTGTGAgcagtactttttgaaacgCCGGATTATTCAGCAATTTTTCGTCCACGCGTTCTGCTGTCCATTTGAATATGTCCCAAAACCACGATTTGGACTTCATCAATTCTCATCAGGCGAtcaacttcgttttttttttttattttggacgGAACCGGTCTCATAGAATTTCATTAGCAACTTAGATACATGAGGGTGGCACATCATTTTGCCAggatgatttaaattgaagacaCGAACTGCCGCTCTTGCAGAATTATTGCTTATGTGATTGAAACTCACAATCTCGATTCTCCCTTGTAATGTGtaaatcattttaatgaaattaaaaattgaacaaactacAAAGTAATGTTTTGCCACGAAGTATTAAAACCACTAATTGCAGaggaaaatatcaataaatttttccttcaaaaaaataagggtttatcaactttaaatggaatgttagaaattattgatattgGTATATTTGGGATATCGAAACGTTTTGAGTCTAACTGTGCACTTACAGCATTTATTACAGTAACATTCAtggttaaaatcaagttattgggtttttgcttattttctaaaagaccgacgtataaaaataaaaaataaatgcttgaacatgtagagaatgaaattacCTTTCAAACGAGGTATAGCACAACCtcttttccaatttgaaattttcaagggAGTGGTTTCCAGGGATAGAGGGATGATACattgaaaacagttttttgacTGAAACCAAATGACTTCCCCCTCCCTATCAAAGTTGACGagttttaacgtttttttttttgacaagcAACAGAAAAGATATTCTGGGTGGACACTTTTCCCTGGGACACTTTGTATGGGCTAAGTAGATAAAAACTTGCCAATTTGTGAAGAGGGCGACTTTCTACAGGTGCATTAGTGCACCTGCTACATTAACGCCCTTTCTCTAACTAAATTGGAATCATacacatttcaattttgatttattttgaagcCATTTTTCATAACTGGCAAAGTCATAAAAAAGGGTTAAACAAAGAAAGGacagaaattaatatcaaggaagcaaaaataatatgaaaatttgcaagcaattCATATCCgtttatgaataataatatgttCATATGACATTTAAATTACTGTTATTGCAATATTATAATTACAAGGTATAACAGGAGTAGATGAATCATTTGATTGTAGCCTCATTGACGCTGTGCTTTCGGTTAGAAGTGACCAGAAGCATATACGATCCATCTCGTATGGTCAAAATCTATGTATCCCGCTGGTAGGACcaaaaaaaagatgaaattccGGATTGGAAGGCCAAAGGTGTTTTTTTCGCAAATAAAACCGAAATTCAATAATGTATAAAATGCTCGCCAAACTACCTCGCGACGGGACAGTCACGTTAGGACCACCCCGAATTTGCAGTCTTAGAGACACTCTAATGTGTAGAAAAAACAACATTCTTTTTCATTATAGTTAAAGCTTATTAGTACTAAATAGTAATACTCCTGTAAAACAATTAcgagaaaaattaacaataacgAAACAACGCGAGCAACGAACCATTTGCAACACACCTATTCATCACTCCAAGACGAATGATGACTAGGTGCCTAAAGAGGGGTGTCTGTCCTCATACTTGAACTTAAATTCAGGCAAAAAGTCAGGAGCTAACTAAGAACA harbors:
- the LOC136416900 gene encoding uncharacterized protein isoform X1: MERCDRWTILRIIEVILVVACLIFKRVTDDEARSLSLYLQKRSREWSWLNNIIWDRVGSSVADATFGGYTIITVALLFGKIFGELPTRKRVMEWTFLFVGAVLFITIGSLAFASIESIHGNLIDNAAIMGTLALVTGALFLLDMGSPKKRKSPPPAQIQQVQTETIEVKKKLQEPDISAQTKEQSYPQKKSITEQVYDIEREVQAAERTTRIQPAERDERKKVTKEIKNNVIRNGEHRNGERRNGERRNGEYRNGEHRNGDYRNGTAHKIETTPKSSPPKETQPQQSPSTRNYIGYKPMQEDEFDIPKRFGIYGKDVTDYGGDSDETASIPPKVELHTPVWSNIRKERVKKYYIPTAILPQRIMHRPNSLSDTPPSGPLDPGFVQYTAEHWDDRKRNGTKTPKTSPNDSPTDV
- the LOC136416900 gene encoding uncharacterized protein isoform X2; translated protein: MERCDRWTILRIIEVILVVACLIFKRVTDDEARSLSLYLQKRSREWSWLNNIIWDRVGSSVADATFGGYTIITVALLFGKIFGELPTRKRVMEWTFLFVGAVLFITIGSLAFASIESIHGNLIDNAAIMGTLALVTGALFLLDMGSPKKRKSPPPAQIQQVQTETIEVKKKLQEPDISAQTKEQSYPQKKSITEQVYDIEREVQAAERTTRIQPAERDERKKVTKEIKNNVIRNGEYRNGEHRNGDYRNGTAHKIETTPKSSPPKETQPQQSPSTRNYIGYKPMQEDEFDIPKRFGIYGKDVTDYGGDSDETASIPPKVELHTPVWSNIRKERVKKYYIPTAILPQRIMHRPNSLSDTPPSGPLDPGFVQYTAEHWDDRKRNGTKTPKTSPNDSPTDV
- the LOC136416900 gene encoding uncharacterized protein isoform X3, with amino-acid sequence MERCDRWTILRIIEVILVVACLIFKRVTDDEARSLSLYLQKRSREWSWLNNIIWDRVGSSVADATFGGYTIITVALLFGKIFGELPTRKRVMEWTFLFVGAVLFITIGSLAFASIESIHGNLIDNAAIMGTLALVTGALFLLDMGSPKKRKSPPPAQIQQVQTETIEVKKKLQEPDISAQTKEQSYPQKKSITEQVYDIEREVQAAERTTRIQPAERDERKKVTKEIKNNVIRNGEHRNGERRNGERRNGEYRNGEHRNGDYRNGTAHKIETTPKSSPPKETQPQQSPSTRNYIGYKPMQEDEFDIPKRFGIYGKDVTDYGGDSDETASIPPKVELHTPVWSNIRKGRQSTTNYGVINYRKS